The Lycium barbarum isolate Lr01 chromosome 10, ASM1917538v2, whole genome shotgun sequence genome includes a region encoding these proteins:
- the LOC132613897 gene encoding scarecrow-like protein 14, producing the protein MVMDRNYKGLYDATSLKDDGLSYFPDVNLINNLRVSDDVPQFQPDPKPEVLVPSVTDNSHEDYDFSDVVLKYISQMLMEENIEEKACTFHESAALQAAERSFYEVIGQKYPPSPNQKMPDLGQDSSNCYSCVSDVTDGLLCPNWNPDLGDSDFSHTQQFPVDSAYAASSSQSSHSSPSSSGTVTDAHVDSPVGSSIQIPDIFSDSESIMQFKRGVEEASKFLPTGNSLLLDVRYNVVVKEDNNENRKDVKVEHRGKQRSLEGSIRGKKNTHHDDDDVMEERRSNKQSAVFYESTVRSDLFDKVLLCSGGKNESALRESWQTLSSKNAPEKNILSTGRKSRGKKQGGKRDAVDLRTILTLCAQAVAADDRRTANEFLKQIRQNSSPTGDGMQRLAHYFANGLEARMAGSGTQIYTDLISLPTSAADILKAYQLFLAACPFRKLSNFFSNKTIMNLAETASTVHIIDFGIMYGFQWPCFIQRLSCRPGGPPKLRITGIDFPNPGFRPAERIEETGRRLANYAESFNVPFEFIAIAQKWETIKVEDLKIQKEDEVLVVNCLYRFRNLLDETVVVNSPRDIVLNLIRKVNPNVFIQGIVNGAYNAPFFITRFREALFHYSSVFDMLEANIPREIPERLLVEKIIFGREAMNVVACEAAERIERPETYKQWLVRNIRAGFRQLPLNEEILRMAKDRVKAYHKDFVIDVDGHWLLQGWKGRIIFALSTWKAAD; encoded by the coding sequence ATGGTCATGGATAGAAATTATAAGGGGCTATATGATGCAACATCATTAAAAGATGATGGTTTGTCATATTTTCCGGATGTGAATCTGATTAACAATCTTAGAGTTAGTGATGATGTTCCACAATTTCAACCTGATCCAAAACCGGAGGTTTTAGTTCCATCGGTTACCGATAACTCTCATGAGGATTATGATTTTAGTGATGTAGTTCTTAAGTACATAAGCCAGATGCTTATGGAAGAGAATATTGAAGAGAAAGCATGTACGTTTCACGAGTCTGCAGCTCTTCAAGCTGCTGAAAGATCGTTTTACGAAGTTATTGGACAGAAATACCCTCCGTCCCCCAATCAGAAAATGCCCGATTTAGGTCAAGATAGTAGTAATTGTTATAGTTGTGTAAGTGATGTTACTGATGGCTTACTATGCCCGAATTGGAATCCTGATCTTGGTGATTCTGACTTTTCGCATACTCAACAGTTTCCGGTTGATTCTGCTTATGCTGCTTCGAGTTCACAGTCATCCCACAGTTCACCGAGCAGCTCGGGAACTGTCACAGATGCACATGTGGATTCTCCTGTGGGCAGCTCGATTCAGATTCCGGATATATTTAGTGATAGTGAGTCGATCATGCAGTTTAAGAGAGGCGTTGAGGAAGCAAGTAAGTTCCTTCCTACGGGTAATAGTTTGCTCCTCGATGTAAGGTATAATGTAGTGGTGAAGGAGGATAATAATGAAAACCGAAAAGATGTGAAGGTGGAGCATCGTGGGAAACAGAGATCTCTTGAAGGATCAATAAGAGGGAAGAAAAACACTCATCATGATGATGACGATGTTATGGAAGAGAGAAGAAGTAACAAGCAATCTGCAGTTTTTTATGAATCAACCGTCCGATCAGATTTGTTTGATAAAGTATTGCTATGCAGTGGAGGGAAAAATGAATCTGCTCTTCGCGAGTCCTGGCAGACGCTATCAAGTAAAAATGCTCCAGAGAAGAACATCCTTTCTACTGGTAGGAAGTCTCGCGGAAAGAAGCAAGGTGGTAAAAGAGATGCGGTCGACTTAAGAACGATCTTGACACTTTGTGCACAAGCTGTTGCTGCAGATGATCGAAGGACAGCAAACGAGTTTTTGAAGCAGATTAGGCAGAATTCTTCTCCAACGGGGGATGGGATGCAGAGGTTGGCCCATTATTTCGCGAACGGTCTTGAGGCACGCATGGCTGGTTCTGGTACTCAGATTTATACTGATCTTATTTCCTTGCCTACATCAGCAGCTGATATCCTGAAAGCTTACCAGCTATTTCTTGCTGCCTGCCCGTTTAGAAAGCTCTCTAACTTCTTCTCAAATAAGACAATTATGAATTTGGCTGAAACAGCATCGACAGTACATATTATAGATTTCGGTATCATGTACGGATTCCAATGGCCTTGCTTCATACAACGTCTCTCTTGTAGACCAGGTGGACCCCCCAAGCTCCGCATAACCGGGATAGATTTTCCGAACCCCGGTTTCCGACCAGCAGAGAGGATCGAGGAAACAGGGAGGAGGTTAGCTAATTATGCTGAGAGTTTCAATGTTCCGTTTGAATTCATAGCAATAGCACAAAAGTGGGAGACGATTAAAGTTGAGGATCTTAAGATCCAGAAGGAAGACGAGGTTCTTGTAGTAAACTGCCTGTATCGGTTCAGGAATCTACTCGATGAGACTGTGGTAGTAAATAGTCCAAGAGATATTGTATTGAATTTAATCCGGAAGGTAAACCCTAATGTTTTCATACAGGGAATCGTAAACGGTGCTTATAATGCTCCCTTCTTTATCACACGATTCCGGGAGGCGCTTTTTCATTACTCATCAGTGTTTGATATGCTTGAAGCAAATATTCCCCGTGAAATTCCAGAGAGATTGCTGGTTGAAAAGATAATATTTGGGCGTGAGGCAATGAATGTTGTAGCGTGCGAAGCTGCTGAGAGGATTGAGAGACCAGAAACATATAAACAATGGCTGGTCCGAAATATTAGGGCGGGTTTTAGGCAGCTTCCTTTGAACGAGGAGATATTGAGGATGGCGAAAGACAGGGTAAAGGCGTACCACAAGGATTTCGTGATTGATGTAGACGGTCACTGGCTACTGCAGGGATGGAAAGGTCGTATCATTTTCGCACTTTCAACCTGGAAGGCAGCTGATTGA